The Canis lupus familiaris isolate Mischka breed German Shepherd chromosome X, alternate assembly UU_Cfam_GSD_1.0, whole genome shotgun sequence genome has a segment encoding these proteins:
- the LOC119868537 gene encoding melanoma-associated antigen 10-like: MTLGERNELPKHEEDHQDPREVQRPVDAQLSEAEEEEEGLSPPSSTYSPLFSGSSPSSSSSSSYFALYPGTPEEGSAAGSPSPPQSPLRACPSPSALAGPPWSQSEDSFSTSDEERWGTGVEREVAPPVAQEGFHVKAVDLVAFLLHKYRAKQPTSKAEMLEVITPEYQDDFPVIWGQASECMQLVFGLDLIEVDPIAHSYVLVTVLGLSYDGMLSGEQGLPKTGLLVLLLGVILLEGDCVPEEKVWEAVGVIGVFAGKQHLIYGEPGDLLTHVWVQEGYVEYRQVAGSDPTRYEFLWGPRAYEETSKLRVMEYLLHINSRQPAYSPAQSKEERRSDEEEGA, translated from the coding sequence ATGACTCTGGGGGAGAGGAATGAGCTCCCGAAGCATGAGGAAGATCATCAAGACCCAAGAGAGGTCCAGCGCCCGGTAGATGCACAGCTGTcggaggctgaggaggaggaagagggcctgtctcccccctcctccacttACTCCCCTTTGTTTTCGggttcctccccctcctcctcctcttcctcttcctatttcGCCCTGTACCCTGGCACCCCAGAGGAGGGGTCTGCTGCTGGGTCCCCAAGTCCCCCCCAGAGTCCTCTGagggcctgcccctcccccagtgccCTGGCAGGCCCTCCCTGGAGCCAGTCTGAAGACAGCTTCAGCACTTCAGATGAGGAGCGGTGGGGCACCGGGGTGGAGCGGGAAGTCGCCCCGCCCGTGGCCCAGGAGGGGTTCCATGTGAAGGCGGTTGACCTGGTAGCGTTTCTGCTCCACAAGTATCGCGCCAAGCAGCCTACCAGCAAGGCAGAGATGCTGGAGGTCATCACCCCAGAATACCAGGACGACTTCCCAGTGATCTGGGGCCAAGCATCCGAGTGCATGCAGCTGGTCTTTGGCCTAGACTTGATTGAAGTGGATCCCATCGCACACTCCTACGTCCTGGTCACCGTCTTGGGCCTCAGCTATGATGGGATGCTGAGCGGTGAGCAGGGCCTGCCCAAGACCGGCCTCCTGGTGCTGCTCCTGGGGGTGATCCTCCTGGAGGGCGACTGTGTCCCAGAGGAGAAGGTGTGGGAGGCGGTGGGGGTCATAGGAGTGTTTGCCGGCAAGCAGCACCTCATCTATGGGGAGCCTGGGGACCTCCTCACCCACGTCTGGGTGCAGGAAGGCTATGTGGAGTACCGGCAGGTGGCGGGCAGCGACCCTACCCGCTACGAGTTCCTGTGGGGCCCCAGGGCCTACGAGGAAACCAGCAAGCTGCGGGTCATGGAATATTTGCTGCACATCAATAGCAGGCAGCCGGCGTACTCCCCGGCCCAGTctaaggaggagaggaggagtgaTGAGGAAGAGGGGGCCTGA